GCCTCCACGCCGTCGATCAACGGCAGGTGGGTGTCGATCAAGATCAGGTCGAACTGCTTCTGCAGTGCGGCGTCGGCGCCATCGATGCCGTTGCTCTCCCGCTGCACCCGGTGGCCGCGGATTTCCAGCGCGGTATACAGCGAGTCGTGTTCGCCGCTTTCGATCAGCAGTATCGACAGCGCTGCCGACGGCGGGGCCGGCGCCCGCGGTTCGGTCAGTTCCACGGTTTCCAGTTCGCCCAGATTGTGAATCTGCTCCAGCACCTGCAGCGCTGCCCGCAGCTGGCGCCGCGCGATCGCCGCCAGTTCGCCAGTCTCGGCGCCGGTGCTGCGCTCAAGCAGGTTGAGGGTGGACTGCAGGCCATCCAGTGGCTGGCGCAGGCGGTGTCCGGCCACGGCCAGTGTGTCGCTTTTTTCCTGCTGCTGGTGGGCAATGGCCTGGCGCGCCTCGGTCAGCAAGCGCTGTTGCGCCGCCAGTTCATTGCCGGTGGTCTGCTGTTGCCGGAACAGCTTGTGATTTTCCGCCCGCAGTGCGGCGGTGCGCTCCTTACCGAGTGCGCGCTCGCGGCGCAGGCGCACCCCGAATACAGCGGCCGCGCCCGCCGCGATCAACAGCGCGACGCCGAGCGCAACCACCCAATAGAGCGGCAGCAGGGTTGCAGTCAGGGAGAGCGGTGCCGACGCGGCGAGGGCGCCGGCCGGGGTCAGAGAGAAAATAACGATAGGCAGTGTGCGCGGGCCCGAGAGCCGCGGCGGCCAAATGGTTTTGTTCATCCTTGATACCACTTGTATTTGCGCGGGCGGAATCCGGTTGCCCGCGGGTGGCAACGCGACGCGCGCAATTGCCGGTAAAGAAATACTCGATCTCAGGGCCGTTTGATACTGCAAACCCGCGCGCTATACAAGGGGTAGGTGACCCGATTGGGCTGGAATGTCAGGTACGTTGG
This region of Microbulbifer sp. SAOS-129_SWC genomic DNA includes:
- a CDS encoding response regulator, with product MNKTIWPPRLSGPRTLPIVIFSLTPAGALAASAPLSLTATLLPLYWVVALGVALLIAAGAAAVFGVRLRRERALGKERTAALRAENHKLFRQQQTTGNELAAQQRLLTEARQAIAHQQQEKSDTLAVAGHRLRQPLDGLQSTLNLLERSTGAETGELAAIARRQLRAALQVLEQIHNLGELETVELTEPRAPAPPSAALSILLIESGEHDSLYTALEIRGHRVQRESNGIDGADAALQKQFDLILIDTHLPLIDGVEATQKIRRDSGGAVPIFALIAGLRRGDQEHYRARGFTGVLARPVAEFQLEQLLNWAKRRTRSTAATGPQDQTPRPTRLLNSATLGRQYDTLGPRAFAELLSNRTATLPRKATALTSALTGRHWPDAIRMAPALAASAAEIGLEAAAARLRALSARLAIEGEREYCRHQRTEILNLMRESIEQLKSWRAQNMRPAQA